One Streptomyces mobaraensis NBRC 13819 = DSM 40847 DNA segment encodes these proteins:
- a CDS encoding cyclase family protein: protein MSRIVDLTSPIDPRDLDLVPESMPDLALVVAPRMDYHTHDEWGRDFMVASFGCDPDDLPGREGPAGEVMHEISTHCGTHVDAPLHSGRLCEGRPARTLSDISLEELYRPGMVLDVRPWAKPGEAIPVEALKQAIAATGRDVEPGDAVLVRTGQERYRLGDPEYFAYPGMSGAGTRYLTGLGATVLGTDAIGWDRPIPAMRRAFEETGDARHIWDGHYAIQEKEAFIVQQLVNLGALPSSGFMVGFFPLKLTGTSAAPARVVAFVEG, encoded by the coding sequence ATGAGCCGCATCGTCGACCTCACCTCCCCCATCGACCCCCGTGACCTCGACCTCGTCCCGGAGAGCATGCCGGACCTGGCGCTGGTCGTCGCCCCGCGCATGGACTACCACACGCACGACGAGTGGGGACGGGACTTCATGGTCGCCTCCTTCGGGTGTGACCCGGACGACCTGCCCGGGCGCGAGGGCCCGGCCGGGGAGGTCATGCACGAGATCAGCACCCACTGCGGGACGCACGTGGACGCCCCGCTGCACAGCGGACGGCTGTGCGAGGGCCGGCCGGCCCGGACGCTGAGCGACATCTCCCTGGAGGAGTTGTACCGGCCGGGCATGGTCCTCGACGTACGGCCTTGGGCGAAACCAGGGGAGGCCATTCCGGTCGAGGCGCTGAAGCAGGCGATCGCGGCCACCGGGCGGGACGTCGAGCCGGGCGACGCGGTGCTCGTCCGGACCGGGCAGGAGCGGTACCGGCTGGGCGACCCCGAGTACTTCGCCTATCCGGGCATGTCGGGGGCGGGGACGCGGTACCTCACCGGGCTGGGGGCCACCGTCCTGGGGACGGACGCCATCGGGTGGGACCGGCCGATTCCGGCGATGCGGCGGGCTTTCGAGGAGACGGGGGACGCGCGGCACATCTGGGACGGGCACTACGCGATCCAGGAGAAGGAGGCTTTCATCGTCCAGCAGTTGGTGAACCTCGGCGCGCTGCCGTCGAGTGGGTTCATGGTCGGGTTCTTCCCGTTGAAGCTGACGGGGACGAGTGCGGCGCCGGCTCGGGTGGTGGCGTTCGTGGAGGGGTGA
- the ccrA gene encoding crotonyl-CoA carboxylase/reductase, which produces MTKDLYDIGEMPPLGEVPARMHASVIRPERYGPPSQGFAMEVVDVPAVGRGQVLVYVMAAGINYNNVWASLGYPYDVVAGRRKKGEPEDFHIGGSEGSGIVWAVGDGVTSVRVGDEVTLSGCTWDETAEDIRLGADPMTSVTQKAWGYETNYGTFAQYALVKDFQCHPKPKNLSWEEAACFLLTGATAYRQLCGWPPHTVEPGDPVLIWGGAGGLGSMAIQITRIRGGIPVAVVSDDERGKHCLELGAEGFINRNDFDHWGRLPDTSDGAAMAKWMKGARAFGNRFWEILGERRAPRIVLEHSGQNTIPTSMYLCDTAGMVVICGGTSGYNGDLDLRFLWMRQKRLQGSHFANIRQCRQVIELAASGKLDPCLSWTGDFADTGRAHQLMYENRHPSGNMAVRVNAAAA; this is translated from the coding sequence TTGACCAAGGACCTGTACGACATCGGCGAGATGCCGCCCCTGGGCGAGGTTCCGGCGCGGATGCACGCGTCGGTCATCCGCCCGGAGCGCTACGGGCCGCCGTCCCAGGGCTTCGCCATGGAGGTCGTGGACGTGCCGGCGGTCGGCCGCGGGCAGGTGCTCGTCTACGTCATGGCCGCGGGCATCAACTACAACAACGTGTGGGCCTCCCTCGGCTACCCGTACGACGTGGTGGCCGGCCGGCGGAAGAAGGGCGAGCCCGAGGACTTCCACATCGGCGGCTCCGAGGGGTCCGGCATCGTCTGGGCCGTGGGCGACGGCGTCACCTCGGTGCGGGTCGGTGACGAGGTCACCCTCTCCGGCTGCACCTGGGACGAGACCGCCGAGGACATCCGGCTGGGCGCCGATCCGATGACGTCGGTCACCCAGAAGGCGTGGGGCTACGAGACCAACTACGGCACCTTCGCCCAGTACGCCCTGGTCAAGGACTTCCAGTGCCACCCCAAGCCGAAGAACCTCTCGTGGGAGGAGGCGGCCTGCTTCCTGCTGACCGGCGCCACCGCCTACCGCCAGCTCTGCGGCTGGCCCCCGCACACGGTGGAGCCCGGCGACCCGGTGCTGATCTGGGGCGGCGCCGGCGGCCTCGGCTCGATGGCGATCCAGATCACCCGGATCCGCGGCGGCATCCCCGTGGCCGTGGTCTCGGACGACGAGCGCGGCAAGCACTGCCTGGAGCTCGGCGCGGAGGGCTTCATCAACCGCAACGACTTCGACCACTGGGGCCGGCTCCCCGACACCTCGGACGGCGCCGCCATGGCGAAGTGGATGAAGGGCGCCCGCGCCTTCGGCAACCGGTTCTGGGAGATCCTGGGCGAACGCCGGGCGCCCCGGATCGTTCTGGAACACAGCGGGCAGAACACCATTCCCACCTCGATGTATTTGTGCGACACCGCCGGAATGGTCGTCATCTGCGGGGGCACCAGCGGTTACAACGGCGACCTCGACCTGCGATTCCTCTGGATGCGGCAGAAGCGGCTGCAGGGCTCCCACTTCGCGAACATCCGGCAGTGCCGCCAGGTCATCGAACTCGCCGCGAGCGGAAAACTCGACCCGTGCCTGTCCTGGACCGGTGATTTCGCCGACACCGGCCGGGCGCACCAGCTGATGTACGAGAACCGGCACCCGTCCGGGAACATGGCCGTCCGGGTGAACGCGGCCGCTGCCTGA
- a CDS encoding type I polyketide synthase, with protein MGEYDGTRPAPIAVVGIGCRVPGADGPDAFWRLLTDETCTVRDVPSTRFGRPYEIPGARVRSGLLDDVDRFDAGFFGISPREAAGMDPQQRLFMEAVWEALEDAGQDTSALAGTRTGVWVGTTNVHYWELQQSVGHPDIHASLGAGSRSTTTGRVSFALDVTGPGLSVDTACSSSLTALALACQSLATGESTVAIAGGSQLLLTNTENHGFVDANVFSDNCRFGDAAADGFVFSEGVGAVILKPLARALADGDPVRAVIRGWSVNNDGAGSDTMINPALSGQRQMLELAYEHAGIRLADVDYIEAHGTGTRAGDPVELGAIAAVLGDTRAGRAPLLVGSVKSNIGHTGAAAGVLGLIKTVLALQHRTVPRTLHVTERTPAVDWDAVGMDLPRAGAVPLTAEGRPLTAGVSGFGVSGTNVHVVLTEAGPGAAPAERPAGAERGAAHLLPVSAASPEALRQRLLDLAGHLETDGRSAPLDDLCHTAAVRRAHHDCRAAVVGDAPEALAARLREAAEDASDAGYAGRPRVAFVFSGHGSQWIGMARELMDASPAFSASLIRCDEAVRAETGWSVIDRLTDGTDLVHETVAVVHPVLWAVQVSLAETWRAWGVEPDVVLGHSMGESAAACVAGALSHADAAAVVCRRARLIRDRVAGRGTMSVAALTADEADRLIADLAVDVAVAASNGPRTTVLAGEVEGIEKIKAELDARDVFCRVMKAEAASHCSQMDPLLDELAHELRDLAPRAGTVPIRSTVTGELVDGSGLDAAYWTRNIRGRVHFHEAVLATAEAGETVFVEISPHPVLSKAVQETLADAGLPGTAVGSLLRDQPERETLLAHLGRVYEAGAPVDWTALYGGGRCVPLPAYPWQRESHWVEDLEALPRTYEFRLDEPGTPFLPPPAPDQDSAVVHGPECVEAARAVVARAAGTGDVRLTAADIGEALLVPPGTAPVLRVTVTPGAADGEWAFAVESRTEGAREWTGRARGTASAGRGSGRGSAGHEPPAAVLARCPEHLDGDAFRRRVPAAGALRPVLEEVWLGRGEAVARLRRPAGTEPRPGHPVHPELVRSAYQPALALLPDPSLLSPHLTGFAVTGEATEELWTVCRITEGAGGALALDTVLFDAEGRAVAEAKGMPVGERPTDDTEKPEHVSEVSEDGTVVTEHARADGTGGRRAAANTADQGVELTGELRLTDPASGFVIELRGSLRIAAPAPRGEAAPAPVRAAEPLPVAVEARVAPAAPVPAPAPVTPEAPAAAPAEAPAADRPVADRVAEHVAEVLGMRVGRLDVNKPFNRLGMDSLMATELRKRLERELGVALPVARLARGTTTASLARELAAEIPV; from the coding sequence ATGGGCGAATACGACGGGACGCGGCCCGCTCCCATAGCCGTCGTGGGCATCGGCTGCCGGGTGCCCGGCGCCGACGGCCCCGACGCGTTCTGGCGCTTGCTGACGGACGAGACCTGCACGGTGCGTGACGTGCCGTCGACCCGCTTCGGGCGGCCGTACGAGATCCCGGGCGCGCGCGTCCGCTCCGGGCTGCTGGACGACGTGGACCGCTTCGACGCCGGGTTCTTCGGGATCTCCCCGCGCGAGGCCGCGGGCATGGACCCGCAGCAGCGGCTGTTCATGGAGGCCGTCTGGGAGGCGCTGGAGGACGCCGGGCAGGACACCTCCGCCCTGGCCGGCACCCGCACCGGCGTCTGGGTCGGCACCACCAACGTCCACTACTGGGAGCTCCAGCAGTCCGTCGGCCACCCGGACATCCACGCCTCGCTCGGCGCCGGCTCCCGCTCCACCACCACCGGCCGCGTCTCCTTCGCCCTGGACGTCACCGGCCCCGGCCTCTCCGTGGACACCGCCTGCTCGTCCTCGCTGACCGCCCTCGCCCTCGCCTGCCAGAGCCTGGCGACCGGCGAGTCCACCGTGGCCATCGCCGGCGGCTCCCAGCTCCTGCTCACCAACACCGAGAACCACGGCTTCGTCGACGCGAACGTCTTCTCGGACAACTGCCGCTTCGGCGACGCCGCCGCCGACGGCTTCGTGTTCAGCGAGGGCGTCGGCGCGGTGATCCTCAAGCCGCTGGCCCGCGCGCTCGCCGACGGCGACCCGGTACGGGCCGTCATCCGCGGCTGGAGCGTCAACAACGACGGCGCCGGCAGCGACACGATGATCAACCCGGCGCTGAGCGGCCAGCGGCAGATGCTGGAACTCGCCTACGAGCACGCCGGGATCCGGCTCGCCGACGTCGACTACATCGAGGCCCACGGCACCGGCACCCGCGCCGGCGACCCCGTCGAACTCGGCGCCATCGCCGCCGTCCTGGGGGACACCCGCGCGGGCCGGGCGCCGCTGCTCGTCGGCTCGGTCAAGAGCAACATCGGGCACACCGGCGCCGCCGCCGGCGTCCTCGGCCTGATCAAGACCGTCCTCGCCCTCCAGCACCGCACCGTCCCCCGCACCCTCCACGTCACCGAGCGCACCCCCGCCGTCGACTGGGACGCCGTCGGCATGGACCTCCCGCGCGCCGGCGCCGTGCCGCTCACCGCCGAAGGCCGGCCGCTGACCGCCGGGGTGAGCGGGTTCGGCGTCTCCGGCACCAACGTCCACGTCGTCCTCACCGAGGCCGGACCGGGCGCCGCGCCCGCCGAGCGACCCGCCGGCGCCGAGCGCGGCGCCGCGCACCTGCTGCCCGTCTCCGCCGCCTCCCCCGAGGCCCTGCGGCAGCGCCTGCTGGACCTGGCCGGTCATCTGGAGACCGACGGCCGGTCCGCCCCCCTCGACGACCTCTGCCACACCGCCGCCGTCCGCCGTGCCCACCACGACTGCCGGGCGGCCGTCGTCGGCGACGCGCCCGAGGCGCTGGCCGCCCGGCTGCGCGAGGCCGCCGAGGACGCCTCCGACGCCGGCTACGCGGGCCGCCCGCGCGTCGCCTTCGTCTTCTCCGGCCACGGCTCCCAGTGGATCGGCATGGCCCGCGAACTCATGGACGCCTCCCCGGCGTTCAGCGCCTCCCTGATCCGCTGCGACGAGGCCGTCCGCGCCGAGACCGGCTGGTCCGTCATCGACCGGCTCACCGACGGCACCGACCTCGTGCACGAGACCGTCGCCGTGGTCCACCCCGTGCTGTGGGCGGTGCAGGTGTCGCTCGCCGAGACCTGGCGGGCCTGGGGCGTCGAACCGGACGTCGTCCTCGGCCACAGCATGGGCGAGTCCGCCGCCGCCTGCGTCGCCGGAGCGCTGAGCCACGCCGACGCCGCCGCCGTCGTCTGCCGCCGCGCCCGGCTCATCCGCGACCGCGTCGCCGGGCGGGGGACGATGTCGGTGGCCGCCCTGACCGCCGACGAGGCCGACCGGCTCATCGCCGACCTTGCCGTCGACGTCGCGGTCGCGGCCAGCAACGGCCCCCGCACCACCGTTCTCGCGGGCGAGGTCGAGGGCATCGAGAAGATCAAGGCGGAGCTGGACGCCCGCGACGTCTTCTGCCGCGTCATGAAGGCCGAGGCCGCGTCGCACTGCTCGCAGATGGACCCGCTGCTCGACGAACTCGCCCACGAGCTCCGCGACCTCGCTCCCCGCGCCGGGACGGTCCCGATCCGCTCCACCGTCACCGGCGAACTCGTCGACGGCTCCGGCCTCGACGCCGCGTACTGGACCCGCAACATCCGTGGCCGCGTCCACTTCCACGAGGCCGTACTCGCCACCGCCGAGGCGGGCGAGACCGTCTTCGTCGAGATCAGCCCGCACCCCGTGCTCTCCAAGGCCGTCCAGGAGACCCTGGCCGACGCCGGCCTCCCCGGCACCGCCGTCGGCTCCCTGCTGCGCGACCAGCCCGAGCGCGAGACGCTCCTCGCCCACCTCGGCCGGGTGTACGAGGCGGGGGCGCCCGTCGACTGGACCGCCCTGTACGGCGGCGGTCGCTGCGTCCCGCTGCCCGCCTACCCCTGGCAGCGGGAGAGCCACTGGGTGGAGGACCTGGAGGCGCTGCCCCGGACGTACGAGTTCCGGCTGGACGAGCCGGGGACGCCGTTCCTGCCGCCGCCCGCCCCTGATCAGGACTCCGCCGTCGTCCACGGCCCCGAGTGCGTCGAGGCCGCGCGGGCCGTCGTGGCCCGGGCCGCCGGCACCGGCGACGTCCGGCTCACCGCCGCCGACATCGGCGAGGCCCTGCTCGTCCCGCCCGGGACGGCGCCCGTGCTGCGCGTCACCGTCACGCCGGGGGCGGCGGACGGGGAGTGGGCGTTCGCCGTCGAGAGCCGGACCGAGGGCGCGCGGGAGTGGACCGGGCGCGCCCGGGGCACCGCCTCCGCGGGCCGGGGGAGCGGCCGGGGGAGCGCCGGGCACGAGCCGCCCGCCGCCGTCCTCGCCCGCTGCCCGGAGCACCTGGACGGCGACGCCTTCCGGCGGCGCGTCCCGGCGGCGGGTGCTCTGCGGCCCGTCCTGGAGGAGGTCTGGCTCGGGCGGGGCGAGGCCGTCGCCCGGCTGCGCCGGCCCGCCGGGACGGAACCCCGGCCCGGACACCCCGTCCACCCCGAACTCGTCCGCTCGGCCTACCAGCCCGCCCTGGCCCTGCTGCCCGATCCGTCGCTGCTCTCCCCGCACCTCACCGGGTTCGCGGTGACGGGCGAGGCGACCGAGGAGCTGTGGACGGTCTGCCGGATCACCGAGGGCGCCGGCGGGGCGCTCGCCCTGGACACCGTCCTCTTCGACGCCGAGGGCCGGGCCGTCGCCGAGGCGAAGGGCATGCCCGTCGGCGAACGCCCGACGGACGACACCGAGAAACCGGAGCACGTGAGCGAAGTGAGCGAGGACGGGACCGTGGTGACCGAGCACGCGCGGGCGGACGGGACGGGCGGGCGGCGGGCCGCGGCGAACACGGCGGACCAGGGCGTCGAACTGACCGGTGAACTGCGGCTGACGGACCCGGCGAGCGGGTTCGTGATCGAACTGCGCGGCAGCCTGCGCATCGCGGCCCCGGCGCCGCGCGGGGAGGCGGCCCCGGCACCCGTACGGGCCGCCGAGCCCCTGCCCGTGGCGGTGGAGGCGCGCGTGGCTCCCGCCGCGCCCGTTCCCGCGCCCGCGCCCGTCACCCCCGAGGCCCCGGCCGCCGCACCCGCCGAGGCCCCCGCCGCCGACCGCCCGGTCGCCGACCGGGTGGCCGAGCACGTCGCGGAGGTCCTGGGCATGCGCGTGGGCCGCCTCGACGTGAACAAGCCGTTCAACCGGCTCGGCATGGACTCGCTCATGGCCACGGAGCTGCGCAAACGGCTCGAACGGGAGCTGGGCGTCGCCCTCCCCGTGGCCCGCCTGGCCCGCGGCACCACCACCGCGTCCCTGGCCCGGGAGCTGGCGGCGGAGATTCCCGTCTGA
- a CDS encoding Bax inhibitor-1/YccA family membrane protein, translating into MRSRNPVFSRRGFTPGGGYANFNAAPPSGSATQGNPYANNPYAQPADPYAGNPYGQPTNPYAQGAPDLQQGMPQAPARPGAMTMDDVVSRTAITLGLVIVAAGAAWALKLPVGLGFGAAVIAMVLGLVQSFKAKPSPALILAYAAFEGLFLGVISQAYNEVAKGAPMQAVLGTVAVFAGVLFAYRARIINVNNRFYRFVAGAAIGFLLLGVVNMLFAAFGGGNGLGFRTGPVGILVGVIGVLIGAAFLALDFKQVEDGVQYGAPREESWLAAFGLTLSLVWIYTELLRVIALVMSDD; encoded by the coding sequence ATGAGGAGCAGGAACCCGGTCTTCTCGCGACGGGGGTTCACTCCCGGAGGCGGCTACGCGAACTTCAACGCGGCACCGCCGTCCGGGTCCGCGACGCAGGGAAACCCCTACGCGAACAACCCCTACGCGCAGCCGGCCGACCCGTACGCGGGCAACCCGTACGGCCAGCCCACCAACCCGTACGCGCAGGGCGCCCCCGATCTCCAGCAGGGGATGCCGCAGGCCCCGGCCCGCCCGGGCGCCATGACGATGGACGACGTCGTCAGCCGCACCGCCATCACGCTGGGCCTGGTGATCGTCGCGGCCGGCGCGGCGTGGGCGCTCAAGCTGCCGGTCGGCCTCGGCTTCGGTGCCGCGGTGATCGCGATGGTGCTGGGCCTCGTCCAGTCGTTCAAGGCCAAGCCGTCCCCGGCGCTGATCCTCGCCTACGCGGCGTTCGAGGGCCTGTTCCTCGGTGTGATCAGCCAGGCGTACAACGAGGTCGCCAAGGGCGCCCCGATGCAGGCGGTGCTGGGCACGGTGGCGGTCTTCGCCGGTGTGCTCTTCGCGTACCGGGCCCGGATCATCAACGTGAACAACAGGTTCTACCGCTTCGTGGCCGGTGCCGCGATCGGCTTCCTGCTGCTGGGCGTCGTCAACATGCTGTTCGCCGCCTTCGGCGGCGGCAACGGCCTCGGCTTCCGCACCGGCCCGGTGGGCATCCTCGTCGGCGTCATCGGTGTGCTGATCGGTGCCGCGTTCCTGGCGCTCGACTTCAAGCAGGTCGAGGACGGCGTCCAGTACGGCGCCCCGCGCGAGGAGTCGTGGCTGGCCGCGTTCGGTCTGACGCTGTCGCTGGTGTGGATCTACACCGAGCTGCTGCGGGTCATCGCCCTGGTGATGAGCGACGACTAG
- a CDS encoding TetR/AcrR family transcriptional regulator: MSTRAARTTAQREGAGPTPAEHTAEPPAEPRNTGLRERKKQATRTALGLAALRLAAERGWAAVRVEDIAAEAGVSARTFNNYFSSKEEAVMASGTERAERVRAALAARPPEEPLWDALTHAFATALEHSAVDPSTLLRARLALTHAQLAAEQVRFEAGMAATLAAEIARRTGTDPERDLYPLLAATVALTTTRLTFEHWVRTGSRTPVAEAVRRELRRVRVDP; this comes from the coding sequence ATGAGCACCAGGGCCGCGAGAACGACGGCACAGCGGGAGGGCGCCGGGCCGACGCCGGCGGAGCACACGGCGGAACCCCCCGCGGAGCCCCGGAACACCGGGCTCCGGGAGCGGAAGAAGCAGGCCACGCGGACGGCGCTCGGCCTCGCGGCGCTACGGCTCGCCGCCGAGCGCGGCTGGGCGGCCGTCCGGGTGGAGGACATCGCGGCCGAGGCCGGCGTCTCGGCCCGGACGTTCAACAACTACTTCTCCAGCAAGGAGGAGGCCGTCATGGCCTCCGGCACCGAACGGGCCGAACGGGTCCGCGCGGCGCTGGCCGCCCGCCCGCCCGAGGAACCGCTGTGGGACGCCCTCACCCACGCCTTCGCCACCGCGCTGGAGCACTCCGCCGTCGACCCGAGCACCCTCCTGCGCGCCCGGCTGGCCCTGACCCACGCGCAACTAGCGGCGGAACAAGTGCGGTTCGAGGCCGGGATGGCCGCCACCCTGGCCGCCGAGATCGCCCGCAGGACCGGCACCGACCCCGAGCGCGACCTCTACCCGCTGCTCGCCGCCACGGTCGCGCTCACCACGACCCGGCTCACCTTCGAGCACTGGGTGCGCACCGGATCCCGCACGCCCGTCGCCGAGGCGGTGCGCCGGGAACTGCGGCGCGTGCGCGTCGATCCCTGA
- a CDS encoding helix-turn-helix transcriptional regulator, with the protein MQSTQIRALEESSLAVIGDRAVAVDALIDLVRRAETSVTLLVPPAGDALRLVTDALRALAGRHPDDARVRVLAPPELAADARLAGLTTLLDGVEIRLAAGVRHAAAVIDQRVALVRAGEATVFGAEASLVRAPSVVRALYDILMTAWYRAAPLTRYQRLQECLRRDSGARILRMLGEGYTDEVAARELDISVRTYRRRVADIMRLLGARSRFQAGLYAAGAGLLRA; encoded by the coding sequence ATGCAGAGCACACAGATCCGGGCGCTGGAGGAATCGAGCCTCGCGGTCATCGGCGACCGCGCCGTCGCCGTCGACGCGCTCATCGACCTGGTGCGCCGGGCGGAGACGTCGGTGACCCTCCTCGTCCCGCCCGCCGGCGACGCCCTGCGGCTGGTGACCGACGCGCTCAGGGCGCTGGCCGGCCGGCACCCGGACGACGCCCGGGTACGGGTCCTCGCCCCGCCGGAACTGGCCGCCGACGCCCGGCTGGCCGGGCTGACGACGCTGCTGGACGGCGTGGAGATCCGGCTGGCCGCCGGCGTACGGCACGCGGCGGCCGTCATCGACCAGCGGGTGGCGCTGGTCAGGGCCGGTGAGGCCACCGTGTTCGGCGCCGAGGCGTCGCTCGTCCGGGCCCCCAGCGTGGTCCGCGCGCTGTACGACATCCTGATGACGGCCTGGTACCGGGCCGCCCCCCTGACCCGCTACCAGCGGCTCCAGGAGTGCCTGCGCCGCGACTCCGGCGCCCGCATCCTGCGCATGCTCGGCGAGGGGTACACGGACGAGGTGGCCGCCCGTGAACTCGACATCTCCGTCCGCACCTACCGCCGCCGCGTCGCCGACATCATGCGGCTGCTCGGCGCCCGTTCCCGATTCCAGGCGGGCCTCTACGCGGCCGGCGCCGGTTTGTTGCGCGCATAA